GAAAATGGAAAGCTTCGGCCGTATCCTATCACAGTGCTCCTCGTTGTTCCGATCTTGCGTTTCGAGAGCGTGCATTAGATCGAGAAACCCTTCCGTGATTGGCAGATATTGTACGGGGATCAGGCGCGATCGTCGGGCACATACTGAACGTCCTCAGGTCCCGAGCGTAACCACATGTCGCATCTTTTTGTTGCAGATGAATCAGCTCTGTAGGGTTTGCGGAGAGCCGGCCGCGGGTTTTCACTTCGGGGCCTTCACGTGCGAAGGCTGCAAGGTCAGTATCTTCGCGCCGCCATTCTTCCACGGCTATTCATCCGTATCATTATTCTCTGGTAACAAAacgaaggaagaaaaaaaaacaggataAAGGAAGGACTTGCGATCGTTACGCGTTTCTCGCGACGCGAGACACTTGCGCCGAAAATTACGTAAAACGCGTAGAATCGCAAAGGGACAAAGAACATGTCGGAGATGCGATTTTTTATCGTCATTCGGCGATGGTGCAAGGATATCTCGATAAAATCAGACGATGGCAATtcattatcaaattaaaaattgttactaatTGGATCTGCATGCTGTTGTTCAAAGGCTTAATTGTATTTCATGAATTGTACGCGCATTTCTAGCTGAACCTCGCGAAACTTTCGACTGCTGACAATTTAGCTTTACTAACAGGTAGCTAAACGCTTATTTCAATGCGCGTTTCTCCCATACGCCTGGTGTCTAATAAAGCGAAAGTGCAAATCGTTAATCGCGACTGACCAATGCGCGCCCATTTCGCTTTCTGTTGCATAGTCCTTCTTCGGGCGCACCTACAACAATCTGGGTAGCATTTCCGAATGCAAGAACGGCGGCGTCTGCGTGATCAACAAGAAGAATCGCACCGCCTGCAAGGCATGCCGCTTGCGGAAATGCCTGATGGTGGGCATGTCCAAGTCCGGCTCGCGTTACGGCCGGCGCTCCAATTGGTTCAAGATACACTGCCTACTGCAGGAGCAGTCCCAGCAGGCGCAAAATCGCCTGATCAAAGATCCCAAGTCCGCGTACGAGAAGGCGTTCGGCTCGTTAGACGCCGCGaataacaacaataacaacaataCCGAGAACACCAGTAACACCAGCGCGAGTAGCATCGTCGGCATCGTCACCACGGCGACCACCACGGCGAACAGTTACCATCATCACCTGCACCACCATCACCATCCGGATCGGTTGCCCAAGAGGGAGGACGGCGCGCTCAGGCCGCCGGATATTCCGGTGCAGCTAAGGTCACCCGACATCCCGCCGAGAACCAGCCAGGAAGCGATTCTGAGGCCGGCCGATCTCCCGAGGGCCCCGCACGAGATGCTCAGGCCCGAGATTTCGAGGTTTCCCATGTGGCGGGGCCCGCCGTTGTTTCATCCAGCGCTCACGCACATGCAGCTGCTGAACGCGCCGTTCTTCCCGTTCCAGCAACGCTTTATCGTACCTTACGTGAATCAAGTGGGCCCACCGCAGATGGCGACCAGCCTGTCGAGCTCGTCCAGCGAGAGCGTCAGCCCGCGATCGACTCCGTCGCCGACGAAGAGAAGCGAGGAGAATCGTGAGTGCCGCGGGATCGACCGCGACCCCGCCGAACGAGACCGATGTCCGAGAGCGGGCTCGATAGAGGTCGCGTACGACAAGAGTCTGACGTTCTTGCGATCCCTCGGGCCGGAACAGGAGGAGCCGATGGACCTCAGCATGAAGGACacacggacggacggacaggACGTGGACGCTGGCAGCatggaggaggaagaggaggagaagtCGAGCAATAGCGAGGAGAATGAGCTTCAACAGGACACCGGACCGCCCTTGGACCTCACCCGGAAGACATGACCTCGGATGCCAAATGGTGCTCGCTAAGTGCTCAGCCAATCGAACTCGATTCGATCGGGAAGGATCATTACTGGTGCCGGCTCCGAATCCGCGTGGATAATGGAGCAGTGTCGCCGAGAGCAATTTGTCGAGGAGGAAGGTGACGATCGAAGCCCCTTCCCGCGGtggaagaaaaggaagagaagaacGGACGGATGGGAAAATAACGTGAGACGGAGGAAGAAGTAGAAGAAGGAGGCAAAGAAAGGTACGGTGAAGATGAGAATGGAGAAGAACGCGCGAATCACACGAGATGCGGAGAGAGGGTGAAAGAAGGTACAGTTACATCGTAATAACGCGGCGAGCGAGAAGCACGGCCGGGTGTCAAAGGTGCCTCGGCGCAAGAAACGAGAAGGCGACTCAGGGGGAAAAGAGGAGTAGCCGAATACGATTACGTTGGAACGACACGAGTGGGAAAAGCAGAAGGAAGGAGGAAGGGGTGGGGGAGAGAGCGCGGTCGGCCTACGCTGAAGAAGTGCCGCGCGTAGCCAGCCGGCATAAACGGCTTTACGATCGGCGATCGTCCGATCGATGAAAATTGCTCAAGCCGCTCGGTATTAGCCGACACACAAGTCCCTTTTGCCCGGTCGTACCCCGACGGCAGGTGCACATTGACGAAGCGACCGGAGAATATATCGGCTCGCGATACATTCTCTTTCGTCGGAGAAAACGTACGACGGACGCATCGTGCCTTACCGAAGCTGATGGCGTCAGACTATGCGCGACTCGCGATTCCGCCATTCGTATTGGAGTTTCGTGCATATTGTGGACGGGTATATTCGTCGCGTTTGCATTCGTCATTCATCATTCACGCGCTGAATTCGCCAGCGCGGACCGGTATATCGACGAAGTCGAAAGGGCGTGAAACACTACAAATCAATTCATTCGTAGTCGTTCGTGTATAGAAGCTGCGCTATGCGAACGAACGAGGCTACGAATCGCGAATCGTGTGGAAGGGTTCACACATTCGGGCGAACCGACGAATTTCCACTGCTGGATCACGAATCCACGCGAATCCACGAATCACGAATCGCGCATGTCGTAAGCACCAGCTCGAAGCGGTGCCTTAAAAAATAACGGCGGTTGAGAAAAAGAACCGCCGGTGATAGTTTAACGTTAAACGATATGTAACCGTTTACCGTGCGTGGCGTGGCGACAACGCACGGCGGGATGGCCAGTGAGTGCTTCGCGCATACTATTGCGCCGACGAATCGTTCGGCAAAGTGTTCCGAGGCCCAGACGCCGTTCGATCCGATCCGAGCGTTCGCGTCGATTCGcgctaaaaaagaaaaaagaaatcgacGGCGATGCGCGAGATGATCGGACGACGATGATCCGGGCGCCGGATAAATTGTGATTCTGCGAATTCCAAGTGCTCTTAGTACGTaacttatgtatatttttcgacAGTCTTGTCGGGACGAACAGGGATCATATCGAGCCCAAGCGCGGGGGGAATCGTGTTCCGAAACGCTCTGATCGTGCGCCGATCGTCCGCGGTGGGATCCGCAGTTGCGCtcaagtacaaaaaaaaaagaaagaaaagagagaaaagaggagagagatacgcgggaggtgcggtagccaaCGATCGGACGATACGCGCGCGAGGCATTGGGCACCGTTTGAGTGTCCGAGTCGAGAGTacgaaaaatgaaataaagaatattgtatACCTGAATGTGTGTGACACCTTTGATCGCCGTTCATTAATATCCCTCCACCGCTCATcgattccccccccccctcaccCTCGATCTCCGCTACGTTCCTAACGCGAGACGGTATTCGATTACTTTCGTCCCCTCGCGCGTCTTTCACATTCCAcgttcgcgccgcgcgctatcgaacacgcgcgcgcgtgtataatattataacgtgCGCGCGTAGACGCGTATCATCATATCCGCGATGTTATTTATCTAGCAATAAATTTGTCCGCCTTGATATACTACGCAAAACACGTTTTCTCGATAGTTTcacgccgacgcgacgcgacgcgacaccTCGGGAAGAATGATGCGATTCCCCGCGTCCCGGAGTCGAGGACGTCGAAAACGCCtgacaataaattttcttaaaagttcAGCAATAAACACGCGAGTATAT
The nucleotide sequence above comes from Temnothorax longispinosus isolate EJ_2023e chromosome 4, Tlon_JGU_v1, whole genome shotgun sequence. Encoded proteins:
- the LOC139811456 gene encoding uncharacterized protein; translated protein: MDVGDLSGPAGLVGSGSISVATGVGIIANATSATPGWWTPTSTITSAAANTDVMNQLCRVCGEPAAGFHFGAFTCEGCKSFFGRTYNNLGSISECKNGGVCVINKKNRTACKACRLRKCLMVGMSKSGSRYGRRSNWFKIHCLLQEQSQQAQNRLIKDPKSAYEKAFGSLDAANNNNNNNTENTSNTSASSIVGIVTTATTTANSYHHHLHHHHHPDRLPKREDGALRPPDIPVQLRSPDIPPRTSQEAILRPADLPRAPHEMLRPEISRFPMWRGPPLFHPALTHMQLLNAPFFPFQQRFIVPYVNQVGPPQMATSLSSSSSESVSPRSTPSPTKRSEENRECRGIDRDPAERDRCPRAGSIEVAYDKSLTFLRSLGPEQEEPMDLSMKDTRTDGQDVDAGSMEEEEEEKSSNSEENELQQDTGPPLDLTRKT